One Amycolatopsis sp. NBC_00355 genomic window carries:
- a CDS encoding RNA polymerase sigma factor, which produces MTEPRVQPDPAFALLGLYETALPEVYGYLLSRCGDRTLAEELTSETFLGAVAACRKEYAPPVSTGWLIGVARHKLADHWRRREREERGLRLVHDSAPDVEDPWDEQLDALRARQVLESLGPHHQAALTLRYVDGLGVPEVAGHLGRSVHATEALLVRARAAFRRSYEKGGRDA; this is translated from the coding sequence GTGACGGAACCTCGGGTACAGCCGGACCCGGCCTTCGCGCTGCTCGGGCTCTACGAGACCGCGTTGCCGGAGGTCTACGGGTACCTGCTGTCCCGGTGCGGTGACCGGACGCTCGCCGAGGAGCTCACTTCCGAGACCTTCCTCGGGGCGGTCGCCGCCTGCCGCAAGGAGTACGCACCTCCAGTGAGCACCGGGTGGCTGATCGGCGTCGCCCGGCACAAGCTCGCCGACCACTGGCGGCGCAGAGAACGTGAGGAACGCGGGTTGCGCCTGGTGCACGACAGTGCGCCCGACGTCGAGGACCCGTGGGACGAGCAGCTCGACGCCCTGCGCGCGAGACAGGTGCTCGAATCCCTCGGGCCCCACCACCAAGCGGCACTGACCTTGCGCTACGTCGACGGCCTCGGGGTGCCCGAGGTCGCCGGCCACCTGGGCCGGAGCGTGCACGCCACCGAGGCGTTGCTCGTGCGGGCCCGCGCCGCGTTCCGGCGTTCCTACGAGAAGGGGGGTCGCGATGCCTGA
- a CDS encoding VOC family protein → MPEPFDALRRPSDRVVPDPDFAAELRDNLRRVILNGADMTTTEAPATTAELRSLTPYLAVSDARAALDFYVDVFGATRRGEPILMDDGRVGHAELAIGDAVLMLAEEYPEIGHVAAEGGASVRVEVPDPDVSVTRALELGATLIRAVSDSPYGRGGSFRDPFGQRWLVSQAAPRSTPQPEPQPKPGESMYFTFQVPDAEPAKTFYGAVLGWQFSPGSVEGAWGIEGDGRPGGLWGGPGRQVGWKLMFAVDDLAAALTRVRDQGGQAGEVENHPYGFTADCTDNQGIEFWLWEQPSS, encoded by the coding sequence ATGCCTGAGCCGTTCGACGCGCTCCGCCGGCCCTCCGACCGGGTCGTCCCCGATCCGGACTTCGCCGCCGAACTGCGCGACAACCTGCGTCGCGTGATCTTGAACGGAGCCGACATGACCACGACGGAAGCCCCTGCCACCACCGCCGAGCTGCGGTCGCTGACGCCCTACCTCGCCGTCTCCGACGCCCGTGCGGCGCTCGACTTCTACGTCGACGTCTTCGGCGCGACCCGGCGCGGCGAGCCGATTCTGATGGACGACGGCCGCGTCGGGCACGCCGAGCTGGCCATCGGCGACGCCGTGCTGATGCTCGCCGAGGAGTACCCGGAGATCGGGCACGTCGCCGCCGAGGGTGGCGCGTCGGTGCGGGTCGAGGTGCCGGACCCGGACGTCAGCGTCACTCGCGCCCTCGAACTGGGCGCGACGCTGATCCGCGCGGTGAGCGACTCGCCGTACGGCCGCGGCGGCTCGTTCCGCGACCCGTTCGGCCAGCGCTGGCTCGTGTCGCAGGCCGCCCCCCGGAGCACGCCTCAGCCCGAGCCGCAGCCCAAGCCGGGCGAGTCGATGTACTTCACGTTCCAGGTCCCGGACGCCGAACCCGCGAAGACGTTCTACGGCGCGGTGCTCGGCTGGCAGTTCTCGCCCGGCTCGGTCGAAGGCGCCTGGGGCATCGAGGGCGACGGCCGCCCGGGTGGCCTCTGGGGCGGGCCCGGCCGCCAGGTCGGCTGGAAGCTGATGTTCGCCGTGGACGACCTGGCCGCCGCGCTCACGCGGGTGCGGGACCAGGGCGGCCAAGCGGGCGAAGTCGAGAACCACCCGTACGGCTTCACCGCCGACTGCACCGACAACCAGGGCATCGAGTTCTGGCTGTGGGAGCAGCCGAGCAGCTGA
- a CDS encoding MFS transporter, giving the protein MTTTQLAPATPGVPARPGLTPAGLVTVLLGAALPIIDFFIVNVALPTIDADLHASTATLELVVAAYGIAYAVLLVVGGRLGDSFGRRRLFFAGLWLFTLTSLACGIAPTATTLVIARAAQGAASALLLPQVLSIIQATTSGEERSRALGLFGATGGISTVVGQLAGGALVAANLFGTGWRPIFLVNVPIGLVVLLMARRLPESRAHNPLGVDRLGTSLLAVALLSVLVPLMEGRALGWPVWSIVLLALSPVAAAAFVHVERRLERRGGTPLLPPSVMRLPSVRRGLMVGVPFFAAFGSFMFVIAMTLQQGLHFGPLGAGAALTPMAIAYFTVSMLSSRLVARYGQKVVAIGGAINAVGMVALLCTSLAQWPHLTVLDLAPAMVAIGVGNALAMTTLFRIVLSHVPTDLAGVGSGVMTTTQQTSLALGIATLGSLYAALSATGARNAFALVIGLVAALAVVVAITARRLPDPRV; this is encoded by the coding sequence ATGACCACGACCCAACTCGCGCCGGCCACCCCCGGCGTCCCGGCCAGGCCGGGACTGACCCCCGCCGGCCTGGTCACCGTGCTGCTGGGGGCGGCCCTCCCGATCATCGACTTCTTCATCGTCAACGTCGCCCTGCCCACGATCGACGCCGACCTCCACGCGTCCACGGCCACCCTGGAGCTGGTGGTCGCCGCCTACGGCATCGCGTACGCGGTGCTGCTGGTGGTCGGCGGCCGCCTCGGCGACTCGTTCGGCCGGCGGCGGCTGTTCTTCGCCGGCCTCTGGCTGTTCACGCTGACGTCCCTGGCCTGCGGGATCGCCCCGACGGCGACCACGCTGGTGATCGCCCGCGCCGCGCAGGGGGCGGCGTCGGCGTTGCTGCTCCCGCAGGTGCTCTCGATCATCCAGGCGACGACGTCCGGCGAGGAGCGGTCCCGCGCCCTCGGGCTGTTCGGGGCGACGGGCGGCATCTCGACGGTCGTGGGCCAGCTCGCCGGCGGCGCCCTGGTGGCGGCGAACCTGTTCGGCACCGGGTGGCGGCCGATCTTCCTGGTGAACGTTCCGATCGGCCTGGTGGTGCTGCTGATGGCGCGCCGCCTGCCGGAAAGCCGCGCGCACAACCCGCTGGGCGTCGACCGCCTCGGGACCTCGCTGCTCGCGGTGGCGCTGTTGTCGGTGCTGGTCCCGCTGATGGAAGGCCGCGCGCTGGGCTGGCCGGTCTGGTCGATCGTGCTGCTGGCCCTGTCCCCGGTCGCCGCGGCGGCGTTCGTGCACGTCGAGCGCCGTCTCGAGCGCCGGGGCGGGACGCCGTTGCTGCCGCCGTCGGTGATGCGGCTGCCGAGCGTCCGCCGCGGGCTGATGGTGGGGGTCCCGTTCTTCGCCGCGTTCGGCTCGTTCATGTTCGTGATCGCGATGACGCTGCAGCAGGGCCTGCACTTCGGCCCGCTGGGCGCGGGCGCGGCGCTGACGCCGATGGCGATCGCGTACTTCACCGTGTCGATGCTGAGCAGCCGCCTGGTGGCTCGCTACGGCCAGAAGGTCGTCGCGATCGGCGGCGCGATCAACGCGGTGGGCATGGTGGCGCTGCTGTGCACGTCGCTGGCGCAGTGGCCGCACCTGACGGTCCTCGACCTGGCCCCGGCCATGGTCGCGATCGGCGTGGGCAACGCGCTGGCGATGACGACGTTGTTCCGGATCGTGCTGTCCCACGTCCCGACGGACCTGGCCGGCGTCGGCTCGGGCGTGATGACGACGACCCAGCAGACGTCGCTGGCGCTGGGCATCGCGACGCTCGGAAGCCTGTACGCGGCCCTGTCGGCGACGGGCGCGCGCAACGCGTTCGCGCTGGTCATCGGCCTGGTGGCGGCGCTGGCGGTGGTCGTCGCGATCACCGCGCGCCGGCTGCCGGACCCGCGGGTGTGA
- a CDS encoding helix-turn-helix transcriptional regulator, whose amino-acid sequence MTTAVESELRRQELARFLRSRRARITPEQVGLPLVGRRRTPGLRREEVAQLAGVGVTWYTWLEQGRDINASEQVLQAIARTLRLDPHEHTHLFRLAGAPAPETGKDCQVLSPQLEMMLKKLEPYPVAVRNARCDLLGYNRGYNWLMGDVDAIPFEDRNTLVQCLLNPRWRERMLDWDTNIPRVIASFRAAMAEHVAEPAWKQLVKRLKAESPLFAELWPHHDVNSEPIRTKRYLHPDVGLLCFNFTYLYFGRRSEITVSTYTPADAETAAKLPLMFD is encoded by the coding sequence ATGACCACGGCCGTCGAATCCGAACTCCGCCGCCAGGAGCTGGCGCGGTTCCTGCGCAGCCGGCGTGCGCGGATCACGCCCGAGCAGGTCGGCCTGCCGCTCGTGGGCCGGCGCCGGACACCGGGGCTGCGCCGCGAAGAGGTCGCGCAGCTCGCCGGGGTCGGGGTCACCTGGTACACGTGGCTCGAGCAGGGCCGCGACATCAACGCGTCCGAGCAGGTGCTGCAGGCGATCGCGCGCACCCTGCGCCTCGACCCGCACGAGCACACCCACCTCTTCCGGCTGGCCGGCGCGCCCGCGCCGGAGACCGGGAAGGACTGCCAGGTCCTCTCGCCGCAGCTGGAAATGATGCTGAAGAAGCTCGAGCCGTACCCGGTCGCGGTGCGCAACGCCCGCTGCGACCTGCTGGGTTACAACCGCGGTTACAACTGGCTGATGGGCGACGTCGACGCGATCCCGTTCGAGGACCGCAACACCCTCGTCCAGTGCCTGCTCAACCCGCGGTGGCGCGAGCGGATGCTGGACTGGGACACGAACATCCCGCGCGTCATCGCGTCGTTCCGCGCGGCGATGGCCGAGCACGTCGCCGAGCCGGCGTGGAAGCAGCTGGTCAAGCGGCTGAAGGCGGAGTCGCCGCTGTTCGCCGAGCTCTGGCCGCACCACGACGTCAACTCCGAGCCGATCCGCACCAAGCGCTACCTGCACCCGGACGTCGGGCTGCTGTGCTTCAACTTCACCTACCTCTACTTCGGCCGCCGCTCGGAGATCACCGTGTCGACCTACACCCCGGCGGACGCGGAGACGGCGGCGAAGCTGCCGCTCATGTTCGACTGA
- a CDS encoding sensor histidine kinase: MRRPPQSRLSPWVGRGVRTVVVTVFVLGATSGASRWQPGSPQMTPLAGAWLVATTLTLLLVHRFPLTLFLVTTASAFGYYASGFPGGPVIVVPTIALFVLTRQRGPLVAGITGASALAVLYLAHIVTSGSFVLALGAGFLVVWLVAVIGIGTAVRYQFAAVAARREQADEHRHRLAEQERLRIAREVHDVVAHSLAMINVQAGVAAHVADRRPEQAKEALLNIKEASASALKDLRATLAVLRSGEDKAPAPSLAQAAELLAHARDAGLTVDVHGATGELPAPVDAAGYRILQESLTNVVRHADQPHHVDVRFGRPPGAFTLRVRDDGRGTGRPTPGHGLRGMAERAAALGGRFTAQPVDGGFEVFVELPIEGEA, encoded by the coding sequence ATGAGACGGCCGCCGCAGTCACGCTTGTCCCCGTGGGTGGGGCGCGGGGTGCGCACCGTCGTCGTCACGGTCTTCGTGCTCGGCGCGACCAGCGGCGCGTCGCGCTGGCAGCCCGGCTCGCCGCAGATGACGCCGCTCGCCGGCGCCTGGCTCGTCGCCACCACGCTGACGCTGCTGCTCGTCCACCGCTTCCCGCTGACGCTCTTCCTGGTCACGACGGCGTCCGCGTTCGGCTACTACGCCTCGGGGTTTCCCGGCGGGCCGGTCATCGTCGTGCCGACCATCGCGCTGTTCGTGCTGACCCGGCAGCGCGGCCCACTCGTCGCCGGGATCACCGGCGCGAGTGCGCTGGCCGTGCTCTACCTGGCCCACATCGTCACGTCGGGGTCGTTCGTGCTTGCCCTCGGCGCCGGGTTCCTCGTCGTCTGGCTGGTCGCGGTGATCGGGATCGGCACCGCCGTCCGGTACCAGTTCGCCGCCGTCGCGGCCCGGCGTGAGCAGGCCGACGAGCACCGCCACCGGCTCGCCGAGCAGGAGCGGCTGCGGATCGCGCGCGAGGTGCACGACGTCGTCGCGCACAGCCTCGCCATGATCAACGTCCAGGCCGGGGTCGCCGCGCACGTCGCCGACCGGCGGCCCGAGCAGGCGAAGGAGGCGCTGCTCAACATCAAGGAGGCCAGCGCGTCCGCGCTCAAGGACCTGCGCGCCACTCTCGCCGTGCTGCGGTCCGGGGAGGACAAGGCGCCCGCGCCGAGCCTCGCCCAGGCCGCCGAGCTGCTGGCCCACGCGCGCGACGCCGGGCTCACGGTCGACGTCCACGGCGCGACCGGCGAGCTCCCGGCACCGGTCGACGCCGCCGGGTACCGGATCCTGCAGGAGTCGCTGACCAACGTCGTCCGGCACGCCGACCAGCCGCACCACGTCGACGTCCGGTTCGGGCGGCCGCCGGGTGCCTTCACACTCCGGGTGCGCGACGACGGCCGCGGCACCGGCCGGCCTACCCCGGGCCACGGCCTGCGGGGCATGGCCGAACGCGCCGCGGCGCTCGGCGGGCGCTTCACCGCCCAGCCGGTCGACGGCGGCTTCGAAGTGTTCGTCGAACTACCGATCGAGGGAGAAGCATGA
- a CDS encoding response regulator transcription factor gives MIRVLLADDQVLVRAGFRVLLETEDGFDVCAEAGDGEQAVALAIEHKPDIVVMDIRMPGVDGLEATRRISATPELAGTKVLVLTTFDIDEYVYEALRAGASGFLLKDTEPVELLRALRVVASGEALLAPTVTRRLIQEFVGRPENRRIDTSAVREITDREREVLGLVAGGMSNDEIAAHLVISTATARTHVSRIMTKIGARDRAQLVVLAYESGLVTPRRS, from the coding sequence ATGATCCGCGTCCTGCTGGCCGACGACCAGGTGCTGGTCCGCGCCGGGTTCCGGGTGCTGCTGGAGACCGAGGACGGCTTCGACGTCTGCGCCGAGGCGGGGGACGGCGAGCAGGCCGTCGCACTCGCCATCGAGCACAAACCCGACATCGTCGTGATGGACATCCGGATGCCCGGCGTCGACGGCCTCGAAGCCACCCGCCGGATCTCCGCGACCCCCGAGCTCGCCGGCACGAAAGTGCTGGTCCTGACCACCTTCGACATCGACGAGTACGTCTACGAGGCGCTGCGCGCGGGCGCCAGCGGGTTCCTGCTCAAGGACACCGAGCCGGTCGAGCTGCTGCGCGCGCTGCGCGTCGTCGCGAGCGGGGAGGCACTGCTGGCGCCGACCGTCACGCGCCGGCTGATCCAGGAGTTCGTCGGCCGCCCGGAGAACCGGCGGATCGACACCAGCGCCGTCCGCGAGATCACCGACCGCGAGCGCGAGGTCCTCGGCCTGGTCGCGGGCGGGATGTCGAACGACGAGATCGCCGCCCACCTGGTGATCTCGACGGCGACCGCGCGCACCCACGTCAGCCGCATCATGACGAAGATCGGCGCCCGCGACCGCGCCCAGCTGGTGGTGCTCGCCTACGAGTCCGGCCTGGTCACTCCACGTCGGTCGTGA
- a CDS encoding DUF1707 domain-containing protein, with protein sequence MTWQEELRRLDEELAAGNLTADEYRSRRDRVLSMAVTTGDSQAAPAQPAPQQPVGDSASETQIIAPVALPAQPAESAEATQVVSASDAGGGERTQVVPQWQQQQQPQYSQQSPAGGFPQPQQQYGQQSPAGGFQRPPQQPSQQNPWGAQQQDVSPPWGGSDFPPMSQPGNADWISQGPESFQTQPSSGKGKKIAFAVIAVLVVAGLGYGVWALFIKDNGTTPPVAQQSTTQQPPPAPTVKPLPEPPAAKPEPSDNSAALVTPAGTTRAGGGEFDLDKLQSAKYLPTTVIEKLKSGGMTDGLLKTTKDGDVTLGLFALELPNTQAASAVAAEYANAEQEGGLTANRNLSLHGVQVFSAADSSQQVYRAVYVLYNRVVIVDSFGPSKDATLASFKTLLTAQVQKAPPTERTNN encoded by the coding sequence GTGACCTGGCAGGAAGAGCTGCGCAGGCTTGACGAGGAACTCGCGGCGGGAAACCTGACGGCCGACGAGTACCGGTCGCGGCGTGATCGGGTGCTGTCCATGGCCGTCACGACCGGCGACAGCCAGGCCGCCCCCGCCCAGCCCGCGCCGCAGCAGCCGGTGGGCGACAGCGCCTCCGAGACCCAGATCATCGCGCCGGTGGCCCTGCCCGCGCAGCCGGCCGAGTCGGCCGAGGCGACGCAGGTCGTCTCCGCGTCCGACGCCGGGGGTGGCGAGCGGACCCAGGTCGTCCCGCAGTGGCAGCAGCAACAGCAGCCGCAGTACAGCCAGCAGTCGCCGGCCGGCGGGTTCCCGCAGCCGCAGCAGCAGTACGGGCAGCAGTCCCCCGCCGGCGGCTTCCAGCGGCCGCCGCAGCAGCCGTCCCAGCAGAACCCGTGGGGCGCGCAGCAGCAGGACGTCAGCCCGCCGTGGGGCGGCTCGGACTTCCCGCCGATGTCGCAGCCGGGCAACGCGGACTGGATCAGCCAGGGCCCGGAGAGCTTCCAGACGCAGCCGTCGTCCGGCAAGGGCAAGAAGATCGCCTTCGCCGTGATCGCCGTCCTGGTCGTGGCCGGCCTCGGCTACGGCGTCTGGGCGCTGTTCATCAAGGACAACGGCACCACGCCGCCGGTCGCCCAGCAGAGCACCACCCAGCAGCCGCCGCCGGCCCCGACGGTGAAGCCGCTGCCGGAGCCGCCCGCGGCCAAGCCCGAGCCGAGCGACAACTCCGCGGCGCTGGTCACCCCGGCCGGTACGACCCGCGCCGGTGGTGGCGAGTTCGACCTGGACAAGCTGCAGTCGGCCAAGTACCTGCCGACCACGGTCATCGAGAAGCTCAAGTCCGGCGGCATGACCGACGGCCTGCTCAAGACGACCAAGGACGGCGACGTCACGCTCGGCCTGTTCGCGCTGGAGCTGCCGAACACGCAGGCCGCGTCCGCGGTGGCGGCGGAGTACGCGAACGCCGAGCAGGAAGGCGGCCTGACCGCCAACCGCAACCTGTCCCTGCACGGCGTCCAGGTGTTCTCGGCGGCGGACAGCAGCCAGCAGGTCTACCGCGCGGTCTACGTCCTCTACAACCGGGTCGTCATCGTCGACTCGTTCGGCCCGTCCAAGGACGCGACGCTCGCCTCGTTCAAGACGCTGCTGACCGCCCAGGTCCAGAAGGCGCCGCCGACGGAGCGCACGAACAACTGA
- a CDS encoding alginate O-acetyltransferase AlgX-related protein — MSSRPPSQLPTDPGLPRTPESWLPKEHNLYRPRHSKRQRTALACAAFFFVTPLLLSAVGVHPTAFENRPLRDFPSLGDGWGFFTGMAGWATDHLPLRQAGVQAADGISTGVFGDPPGSGQGTSHEGGTVGVDQGQPSTGDVPGYVYPTVLPGKDGWMYLGEDVNARCRPVMDTDHVVAALRKLRAAVENSGRKFELVIAPDKYSEEPSHLPDNYVGKPCAQARTAEFWNRVPRETGAIDLRPALADAEKRTGHSLYDPNDTHWSFDGGLVMTYALGQSIQPGSTVRWQAAPNGTRPWPADLARVLGRDEQRKLTTYSLSTDGGADRTRYIASDFKTPLHLTQPDGAKPAGSIGQNTAVVADSFTQFASPFLAATCQDVTIVHAETTAQSNARELTGLFADRDVITFELVERSVIGGSSPLLRNQTIDQLAAVLAQHPR; from the coding sequence GTGTCCTCCCGTCCTCCGTCGCAGTTGCCCACCGACCCGGGCCTGCCGAGGACCCCGGAGTCCTGGCTGCCGAAGGAGCACAACCTCTACCGGCCCCGGCACAGCAAACGCCAGCGCACGGCGCTCGCCTGCGCGGCCTTCTTCTTCGTGACGCCGCTGCTGCTGTCCGCGGTCGGCGTGCACCCCACCGCCTTCGAGAACCGGCCGCTGCGGGACTTCCCCAGCCTGGGTGACGGCTGGGGCTTCTTCACCGGCATGGCCGGCTGGGCCACCGACCACCTGCCGCTGCGCCAGGCCGGCGTCCAGGCCGCCGACGGCATCAGCACCGGCGTCTTCGGCGACCCGCCCGGGTCCGGCCAGGGCACCAGCCACGAGGGCGGCACCGTCGGCGTCGACCAGGGCCAGCCCAGCACCGGCGACGTCCCGGGTTACGTCTACCCGACCGTGCTCCCGGGCAAGGACGGCTGGATGTACCTCGGCGAGGACGTCAACGCGCGGTGCCGGCCGGTGATGGACACCGATCACGTCGTCGCCGCGCTGCGGAAGCTGCGGGCCGCGGTCGAGAACTCCGGGCGGAAGTTCGAGCTGGTCATCGCCCCGGACAAGTACAGCGAAGAGCCGTCGCACCTGCCGGACAACTACGTCGGCAAGCCGTGCGCCCAGGCCCGCACCGCCGAGTTCTGGAACCGCGTGCCCCGCGAGACGGGCGCGATCGACCTGCGGCCCGCGCTCGCCGACGCCGAGAAGCGCACCGGCCACTCGCTGTACGACCCGAACGACACGCACTGGTCGTTCGACGGCGGCCTGGTCATGACGTACGCGCTGGGGCAGTCCATCCAGCCGGGCAGCACGGTCCGCTGGCAGGCGGCGCCGAACGGCACCCGGCCCTGGCCCGCGGACCTCGCCCGCGTGCTCGGCCGTGACGAGCAGCGGAAACTGACGACCTACAGCCTCTCGACCGACGGCGGCGCCGACCGCACCCGCTACATCGCCAGCGACTTCAAGACGCCGCTGCACCTGACCCAGCCCGACGGCGCGAAGCCGGCCGGTTCGATCGGGCAGAACACCGCTGTCGTGGCCGACTCGTTCACCCAGTTCGCGAGCCCGTTCCTGGCCGCGACCTGCCAGGACGTCACCATCGTGCACGCCGAGACGACGGCGCAGAGCAACGCGCGGGAACTGACCGGGTTGTTCGCCGACCGGGACGTGATCACCTTCGAACTGGTCGAACGGAGCGTGATCGGCGGATCGTCGCCGCTGCTGCGGAACCAGACCATCGACCAGCTCGCCGCCGTGCTCGCGCAACACCCCAGGTGA
- a CDS encoding class I SAM-dependent methyltransferase, which translates to MNGGRGPGYDQRLARERDTFADQEDIHGNLPPSAHRWSNKHVRPKLDALGVPGIDELIVGQIAERASRLDRDTVVLSLGSGNGDQELGWLRGLSEAGLDNVRLRLLELNPDMQARAEAAAREQGVADRVELITADFNTWRADAEHDVVVGFQALHHVLDLEHLYAQITSSLTGDGVLVVHDMIGRNGHRRWPEALEVVDRIWATLPPELRRNALTGQVDEQFVDIDCAADGFEGIRAQDVLPVLLDHLHPSLFLPYGNVIDPFVDRIYGHNVDLDNPVHVELLDQVGVLDDALLDLGVVTGTRLTALFHPTPQPLRVHGTRTPERSVRDTRVVDPAGRASFRPGGTGGEQLVRGAGIATGRINGLYHDDWAAPSIEFPLLPTTAVGALELHTYLPDDATEYGGVTVSVDGVPVAKADVGPGLVEQVLPVRLDAHRQVRLSVDADWSLTAGLGGDRRTLSYILVGLSLIER; encoded by the coding sequence ATGAACGGTGGCCGAGGGCCGGGCTACGACCAGCGGCTGGCCCGGGAACGGGACACCTTCGCCGACCAGGAGGACATCCACGGCAACCTGCCGCCGTCGGCGCACCGCTGGTCCAACAAGCACGTGCGGCCGAAGCTCGACGCGCTCGGCGTGCCGGGCATCGACGAGCTGATCGTCGGCCAGATCGCCGAACGCGCTTCGCGGCTCGACCGCGACACCGTCGTGCTGTCGCTGGGCAGCGGCAACGGCGACCAGGAGCTCGGCTGGCTGCGCGGCCTGTCCGAGGCCGGTCTGGACAACGTCCGGCTGCGGCTGCTGGAGCTGAACCCGGACATGCAGGCCCGCGCCGAGGCGGCCGCCCGCGAGCAGGGCGTGGCCGACCGCGTCGAGCTGATCACCGCGGACTTCAACACCTGGCGCGCCGACGCCGAGCACGATGTCGTCGTCGGCTTCCAGGCCCTGCACCACGTGCTCGACCTCGAACACCTCTACGCGCAGATCACGAGCAGCCTCACCGGGGACGGCGTCCTGGTCGTGCACGACATGATCGGCCGCAACGGGCACCGCCGGTGGCCGGAGGCCCTGGAGGTCGTCGACCGGATCTGGGCGACGCTGCCGCCGGAGCTGCGCCGCAACGCGCTGACCGGGCAGGTCGACGAGCAGTTCGTCGACATCGACTGCGCGGCCGACGGTTTCGAGGGCATCCGCGCCCAGGACGTCCTGCCGGTGCTGCTCGACCACCTGCACCCGAGCCTGTTCCTGCCCTACGGCAACGTGATCGACCCGTTCGTCGACCGGATCTACGGCCACAACGTCGACCTGGACAACCCCGTGCACGTCGAGCTGCTCGACCAGGTCGGCGTGCTCGACGACGCCCTGCTCGACCTCGGGGTCGTCACCGGGACGCGGCTGACCGCGCTGTTCCACCCGACACCGCAGCCGCTGCGCGTGCACGGCACCCGGACGCCCGAACGGTCCGTTCGCGACACCCGCGTCGTCGATCCGGCGGGTCGCGCTTCGTTCCGCCCCGGCGGCACCGGCGGCGAACAGCTGGTGCGCGGCGCGGGGATCGCGACCGGCCGGATCAACGGCCTCTACCACGATGACTGGGCGGCGCCGTCGATCGAGTTCCCGCTGCTGCCGACCACCGCGGTCGGCGCCCTGGAACTGCACACCTACCTGCCGGACGATGCCACCGAGTACGGCGGCGTCACCGTCTCCGTGGACGGCGTCCCGGTCGCGAAGGCCGACGTCGGACCCGGGCTGGTCGAGCAGGTCCTGCCGGTCCGGCTCGACGCCCACCGCCAGGTGCGGCTGTCCGTCGACGCCGACTGGTCGCTGACCGCCGGGCTCGGCGGCGACCGGCGGACGCTCTCCTACATCCTCGTCGGGCTGTCCCTGATCGAAAGGTGA